The Candidatus Ancaeobacter aquaticus DNA segment TTAACACTTTTTTCTTCCTCATATATTTGTGCAATCCCTACCGGGTCAAAGTTTTTGCGTAACATTCCGGCAGAAGGTGATGCTTTTTTTATCTCAGCAATGAGCGCAATTGTGTTCGACAGTTTTAGTGCAGCCTTAAAATCACGCTTCACAGATCGTTGTTCTGAATGCGTTATAAGAGAACTCAATGAAGTAGTACGTTTTTTCTCTTCAACTATCTGTTTCTTGTATAAAACAATTTCTTCAAGAATGTTCATGGGTAAACTCTTTTAGTTTTTGTACTGCTTCATATGCCTTACCGGAACTAAGCGATTCTTTAGCCATTTCTAATGCAGTATCAAATGAAATTGTTTTGTCTGATACCATAATGACATAAGCAGCATTAATAAGAACTATGGTGCTAATAGGGCCATCATCTTCACCATTAAGAAGTGCTTGTGTCTTTTTATAGTTATCTTCTCTTGTTAGAGCGCTTATACCTTCTAATCCTGAACGTTTTATTCCATGTTTTTGAGGATGAAACTCATATGTTTTAATGGAGCCGTTCCTTAGTTCGGTTATAATTGTTGGCTCATTTAGGCTTACTTCATCAAGCCCATCTAATCCATGAACAACGAATGCATCAGTTGTGCCGAGTTTATGTAAGACTTCAGCCATTTTTACGGTAAGAGACGGGTCATAAACACCAATAAGTTGTTTTTTAGTATGCAGTGGGTTTGTTAATGGTCCAAGCATATTAAAAATTGTTCTCATACCAATATCATTGCGTGCTTGAGCGGCATGTTTCATTGCACTATGATAAACTGGTGCAAAGAGGAACACCATCCCAACATCCTGCAAACATTTTTCAACATGTTTTGGATGCATATCAATTTTAATGCCAAGGGCCTCCAATATATCTGCGCTTCCACAAGAACTTGAAACTGCTCTATTTCCATGTTTTGCTATGGTAATGCCGGCCCCACAGGCAACAAAACTTGCTAATGTCGATACATTTATCGTGTTTTTGCAATCTCCACCAGTTCCGCAGGTATCGACCAGGTTAGGAATATCAATAGATAATTTAAATGCATGTTCGCGCATTGCCAAAGCACACCCATAAATCTCTTCAGATGACTCGCCCTTTATTTTAATGGCAGTACAAAATGCAGCAATTTGTGCATCAGTCGTATTTCCATCCATAATTTCATTCATGACTTTATGCGCAATATCACATGAGATATTCTCGCCCTGCACTACCATTTTGATCACTTTTTTAATAAACATTCATTTCCTCAATTGACTATACGCTAAACGCTATGCGCTAATAAATATCTTTTTGTCTTATAGCATATAGCTTATAGCTGAGTGCCGAGTTACAGCTTTATGCATTCACCTGTTTTTGCGGATATATATTTAACTTTTTCAATATGATACGAGGCATCTTCTTCTAAAATAATTGCTCCTCTATACCTCTTCTCAATTTTTTTGAATGATTCTTGATCTTGGGCATCTACATGCGCAAACACTTCCGGACTTACAAGCACTTTTATCTGCATATAAGTACCAGCTGAAAAGATTCTTCGTAATGCTCTCTGAATTTCAATACTTATACTGAGTGGTGACTTAACCATACCATTGCCTTTACAATATGGACAATCAGTGTAGAGCGCGTCAGCCGTTGTTTCCTGGATCCGTTGTCGCGTCATTTCAACAAGGCCAAGCTCAGATATCGGAAGTATATTGGTTTTTGCTTTATCTCTTTTGAGTCCTTCCTTCAGTCTCATCAAAACTTCTCTCTGATTTCTCCGTGAGCTCATATCTATAAAGTCAATAATAACAATACCGCCCATGTTTTTAAGCCGTAGCTGGCGTGCTACTTGATCGCATGCTTGAAGATTTGTTTCCAAAACTGTATTTTCAAGACTGTTTGAAACATGGCGTCCTGTATTCACGTCAATAGTGACAAGTGCTTCAGTTCTATCAAAAACGAGATACCCTCCACACTTCAGCCATATTTTTCGTTTAAATATCTTCTCAATTTCTTTTTCAACACCATACTTATCAAATAGTGGCTGTTTGCTTTGATATAGCTCTACTTTATGTTTCATGCGCGGAAATGCGAGACTGATAAATTTAAAAATATCCCAGTACACTCTACGCGAATCGACGACAACTCTATCGATATCATGCGTTAATGAATCACGTACTGTTTGCAACACAAGATCTAGATCAGTGTGTATGAGTGATATCGTAGGATATTGATCTATCTTTTTCTTAACTTTTTTCCATAATGCCGATAGATATCGCAAGTCCCTTTCAAAATCTTTATGCATTTCCCCTTCGCCAACAGTTCTTATAATTATCCCCATGTTAGGAGGTATTGTTATCTTATCAATCATAGCGCGTATTCTTTTACGCTCTTCTTTATCACCTATTTTCCGTGACAATCCTCTAATGTTTGAATGAGGAACAAGAACCATAAATCTACCGGGAAGACTTATATCTGTTGTGAGTCGAACGCCCTTTGTCCCGATAGGATCTTTGAGTACCTGAACAATGATTTCTTGTCCTTCTTTAACAAAATCAGAAATTAATTGTTTCGGTCCATTTCGTTTTTGAGAAGGCCCGTCAAACTCCTTTTCAATATATTCACCCTCTTCGTCTACCAT contains these protein-coding regions:
- the trpD gene encoding anthranilate phosphoribosyltransferase; the encoded protein is MFIKKVIKMVVQGENISCDIAHKVMNEIMDGNTTDAQIAAFCTAIKIKGESSEEIYGCALAMREHAFKLSIDIPNLVDTCGTGGDCKNTINVSTLASFVACGAGITIAKHGNRAVSSSCGSADILEALGIKIDMHPKHVEKCLQDVGMVFLFAPVYHSAMKHAAQARNDIGMRTIFNMLGPLTNPLHTKKQLIGVYDPSLTVKMAEVLHKLGTTDAFVVHGLDGLDEVSLNEPTIITELRNGSIKTYEFHPQKHGIKRSGLEGISALTREDNYKKTQALLNGEDDGPISTIVLINAAYVIMVSDKTISFDTALEMAKESLSSGKAYEAVQKLKEFTHEHS
- a CDS encoding Rne/Rng family ribonuclease is translated as MIRLLAKKYKERGPLKKEILINVENSETRVVIIENNTVESFHLQRTEQDRYVGNIYKGKVVNVLPGIQAAFVDVGMEKNGFLHVSDIGDTASLHELMVDEEGEYIEKEFDGPSQKRNGPKQLISDFVKEGQEIIVQVLKDPIGTKGVRLTTDISLPGRFMVLVPHSNIRGLSRKIGDKEERKRIRAMIDKITIPPNMGIIIRTVGEGEMHKDFERDLRYLSALWKKVKKKIDQYPTISLIHTDLDLVLQTVRDSLTHDIDRVVVDSRRVYWDIFKFISLAFPRMKHKVELYQSKQPLFDKYGVEKEIEKIFKRKIWLKCGGYLVFDRTEALVTIDVNTGRHVSNSLENTVLETNLQACDQVARQLRLKNMGGIVIIDFIDMSSRRNQREVLMRLKEGLKRDKAKTNILPISELGLVEMTRQRIQETTADALYTDCPYCKGNGMVKSPLSISIEIQRALRRIFSAGTYMQIKVLVSPEVFAHVDAQDQESFKKIEKRYRGAIILEEDASYHIEKVKYISAKTGECIKL